The following proteins are encoded in a genomic region of Methanoculleus bourgensis MS2:
- the modA gene encoding molybdate ABC transporter substrate-binding protein: MMKKAIALITIVILAGLLCTAGCTSQQAPATGDNTTPGATDTSILVYSGAGLKKPMNEIGAAFTEKTGINVEYNFAGSGTLISQMELSRKGDAFIPGGTPDYRIAQDKGLVGEPGYVAYHVPIIAVQKGNPQNITSVDDFARPGLKIALGGAESTAIGRAGDKLFQKHGILDAVEKNVVLRAPTINEVVVAMNMGTADAALLTLDMINPEKMDTIDLAQEDGLTLIVPIGQTTFTTQPDTARQFATFVTSDEGKAIFAKHGFPTYPDPAYAGIEP, encoded by the coding sequence ATGATGAAAAAAGCCATAGCACTGATTACCATCGTCATCCTCGCCGGCCTCCTCTGCACGGCGGGATGCACATCCCAGCAGGCGCCGGCCACCGGCGACAACACCACCCCCGGTGCGACCGATACATCGATACTCGTCTACTCCGGCGCAGGCCTCAAGAAGCCGATGAACGAGATCGGAGCGGCGTTCACCGAGAAGACCGGTATCAACGTCGAGTACAACTTCGCCGGTTCGGGCACGCTCATCAGCCAGATGGAACTCTCCCGGAAGGGTGACGCCTTCATCCCCGGCGGGACGCCTGACTACCGGATAGCACAGGATAAGGGGCTGGTCGGAGAACCCGGGTACGTTGCCTACCATGTCCCGATCATCGCCGTCCAGAAGGGGAACCCGCAGAATATCACCTCGGTTGACGACTTCGCCCGGCCGGGGCTGAAGATCGCGCTCGGCGGCGCAGAATCCACCGCGATCGGCAGGGCCGGCGACAAACTCTTCCAGAAGCACGGTATCCTCGACGCCGTTGAGAAGAACGTCGTTCTCCGGGCACCGACGATCAATGAAGTGGTGGTCGCGATGAACATGGGCACCGCCGATGCCGCGCTCCTCACGCTCGACATGATCAACCCCGAGAAGATGGATACCATCGATCTGGCGCAGGAAGACGGCCTCACCCTCATCGTCCCGATTGGGCAGACCACCTTCACGACGCAGCCGGACACCGCCCGGCAGTTCGCTACGTTCGTCACATCCGATGAGGGGAAGGCAATCTTTGCAAAGCACGGGTTCCCGACCTACCCGGACCCGGCGTACGCGGGGATCGAGCCATGA
- the mch gene encoding methenyltetrahydromethanopterin cyclohydrolase yields the protein MLSVNRTAMPAVRELIDRRDELGVAVAEQENGATCIDCGVHVAGSYRAGALFVEICLAGLATTAITMGRVGGVPVPFLHLTVSRPALACLGSQKAGWVLKAGGYSAMASGPARALSLKPKNTYKMLGYRDTSEIGILALEADTLPGEEVTGFIAEKCGIEPENLYVLVAPTRSLVGSVQISGRVVTATLHKLEEKGYDVLRISHAAGRSPIAPVKRTGIEAMGTTNDCNIYYGSVSLVAEGYDPVFATLPSQTSPDYGRPFARVLKDAGYDFLKVDSLLAFSPAEVTVNDSESGEVHHFGSLNADVLLESFGFL from the coding sequence ATGCTCAGCGTAAACCGCACGGCGATGCCCGCCGTCAGAGAACTGATCGACCGCCGGGACGAACTCGGGGTGGCGGTCGCGGAGCAGGAGAACGGTGCGACGTGCATCGACTGCGGCGTGCACGTCGCCGGGAGTTACCGGGCGGGGGCCCTCTTCGTGGAGATCTGCCTTGCGGGGCTTGCGACGACGGCGATAACCATGGGCCGGGTGGGCGGCGTGCCCGTCCCGTTCCTGCACCTCACCGTGAGCCGCCCCGCTCTCGCGTGCCTCGGTTCGCAGAAGGCGGGATGGGTGCTCAAGGCCGGGGGCTACTCCGCGATGGCTTCCGGTCCGGCGCGGGCGCTCTCCTTAAAGCCGAAAAATACCTACAAAATGCTTGGCTACCGCGACACCTCTGAGATCGGCATCCTCGCGCTGGAGGCGGACACCCTCCCGGGCGAGGAAGTCACGGGCTTCATCGCGGAGAAGTGCGGCATCGAACCCGAAAACCTCTATGTCCTCGTCGCCCCGACCCGGAGCCTGGTCGGCTCGGTGCAGATCTCCGGCCGGGTCGTCACGGCGACCCTCCACAAACTCGAGGAGAAAGGATACGACGTCCTCCGCATCAGCCACGCGGCGGGCCGATCGCCGATCGCGCCCGTAAAGCGGACCGGCATCGAGGCGATGGGGACGACCAACGACTGCAACATCTACTACGGCTCGGTCTCCCTCGTCGCGGAGGGCTACGACCCGGTCTTTGCGACCCTCCCCTCACAGACCTCCCCCGACTACGGGAGGCCGTTTGCCCGGGTGCTCAAGGATGCCGGCTACGACTTCCTCAAGGTGGACTCGCTGCTTGCCTTCTCGCCGGCGGAGGTCACGGTGAACGATTCGGAGAGCGGCGAAGTCCATCACTTCGGCAGCCTGAATGCCGACGTGCTGCTTGAGTCGTTCGGGTTTCTGTAG
- a CDS encoding pyridoxamine 5'-phosphate oxidase family protein, translating to MVKFTKEMKEALRVPGKGGSLIYLCTSSRDGNPNIAAMRFVATHMDDKILIADMFLLKTKANIKENPDVAVTICHPLDEGRWWVFKGKAVDMEYGFPRDFDWYGANATDILNEWGNWNKAEPPDEVPPDIVFPKAVQRGVVVVHVEEAYSIEPGNVGEKVLTG from the coding sequence ATGGTGAAGTTTACGAAGGAGATGAAAGAAGCCCTGCGGGTTCCCGGCAAGGGAGGGAGCCTGATCTACCTCTGCACGTCGAGCAGGGACGGCAACCCGAACATCGCCGCGATGCGGTTCGTCGCCACCCACATGGACGACAAGATCCTGATCGCCGATATGTTCCTCTTGAAGACGAAGGCGAACATCAAGGAGAACCCCGACGTCGCGGTCACGATCTGCCACCCGCTCGACGAGGGGCGGTGGTGGGTCTTCAAAGGTAAGGCCGTGGACATGGAGTACGGGTTCCCGCGCGATTTCGACTGGTACGGCGCAAACGCAACGGATATCCTGAACGAGTGGGGGAACTGGAACAAGGCCGAACCGCCGGATGAGGTGCCGCCGGACATCGTCTTCCCGAAAGCCGTCCAGCGCGGGGTCGTGGTCGTGCATGTCGAGGAGGCCTACTCCATCGAGCCGGGGAACGTGGGAGAGAAGGTTCTAACGGGGTGA
- a CDS encoding (Fe-S)-binding protein, producing the protein MAFDLSKCDFSRCRGECLARCPYVSYDEDDAKRAMKSLIEGERHQILKECITCAACNDFCPLGADPWDLIARRQEETDALGIPADAKPSSDWLTKPAVVIRRGKPGGALISAGGIYEVVPQAEFLTGQVFEDATIIGGGPYACGFTETHLGRASRPLKNLPQFIENLAKAAEEFGVDEIVFTHDACYNVATTLAMQQGVEVPFRPVHLLEHIRNWLRDHPDRIKNPLGISIAVQGGCTTRYAPRGGDREIWSDWLADIFEMIGVESVEEKRTYTGDDRLCCGCGIFHTQHERAVDIQRKNIGDAAEAGAEELVFICPACISVMRATCRKMEIEPIYITQLVKRALGEELGPAGTAAFGYPVK; encoded by the coding sequence ATGGCATTTGATCTATCGAAATGCGACTTCTCCCGCTGCAGGGGAGAATGTCTCGCCCGCTGCCCGTACGTATCATACGACGAGGACGACGCAAAGAGAGCAATGAAGTCCCTGATAGAGGGAGAACGCCACCAGATCCTGAAAGAGTGCATCACCTGCGCAGCGTGCAACGATTTCTGCCCGCTGGGCGCCGATCCCTGGGACCTCATCGCACGGCGGCAGGAAGAGACGGATGCTCTCGGCATCCCGGCGGACGCGAAGCCGTCGAGCGACTGGCTGACGAAACCGGCCGTAGTCATCCGGAGAGGAAAGCCGGGCGGGGCGCTGATCTCGGCCGGCGGGATCTACGAGGTGGTGCCCCAGGCGGAGTTCCTCACGGGACAGGTGTTTGAGGACGCAACCATCATCGGGGGAGGGCCGTACGCGTGCGGGTTCACCGAGACCCACCTCGGCCGGGCGTCCCGGCCGCTGAAGAACCTCCCGCAGTTCATCGAGAATCTCGCGAAAGCGGCCGAAGAGTTCGGGGTCGACGAGATCGTCTTCACCCACGACGCCTGCTACAACGTGGCGACGACCCTCGCGATGCAGCAGGGGGTAGAGGTGCCGTTCCGGCCGGTTCATCTCCTCGAGCACATCAGGAACTGGCTGCGCGACCACCCCGACCGGATCAAAAACCCGCTCGGCATCAGCATCGCGGTGCAGGGCGGCTGCACGACGCGCTACGCCCCGAGAGGCGGGGACCGCGAGATCTGGTCGGACTGGCTCGCCGATATCTTCGAGATGATCGGTGTAGAGTCCGTCGAGGAGAAGCGGACGTATACGGGAGATGACCGGCTCTGCTGCGGGTGCGGGATCTTCCACACCCAGCACGAGCGAGCGGTCGATATCCAGCGTAAAAACATCGGCGATGCCGCCGAAGCCGGCGCCGAAGAACTCGTCTTCATCTGCCCGGCCTGCATCTCCGTGATGCGGGCGACCTGCCGGAAGATGGAGATCGAGCCGATCTACATCACCCAGCTCGTGAAACGGGCGCTGGGCGAGGAACTCGGCCCTGCCGGAACCGCCGCGTTCGGGTATCCGGTGAAGTAG
- a CDS encoding RimK/LysX family protein gives MESDIPRQIAFAATEAALADRFGIPADALIPLLFSLRYGGDWSYASGDVTAISAVKKTTVYDDESRTGYSLEEIYLFTNPVLLDREGTVHRLEKCGEVPARLLVERPYRVRLGADRVIRMTVNPLEREIRTEELEVAEMTFSGSTAYGIDHELEHLAGREIAGEGLWVFRFG, from the coding sequence ATGGAGAGCGACATTCCACGACAGATCGCCTTTGCCGCCACAGAGGCCGCGCTTGCCGACCGGTTCGGCATACCGGCCGACGCCCTCATCCCCCTCCTCTTCTCGCTCCGCTACGGGGGTGACTGGAGTTACGCCTCGGGGGATGTCACCGCCATATCGGCGGTGAAGAAGACCACGGTCTACGACGACGAGAGCCGGACCGGCTACTCCCTCGAGGAGATCTACCTCTTCACAAACCCGGTGCTCCTTGACCGTGAAGGCACGGTCCACCGGCTCGAGAAGTGCGGTGAGGTCCCTGCCCGGCTGCTGGTCGAGCGGCCCTACCGGGTGCGCCTCGGCGCCGACCGGGTCATCAGGATGACCGTCAACCCGCTCGAGCGCGAGATCAGGACCGAAGAACTCGAGGTTGCGGAGATGACCTTCTCCGGCTCCACCGCCTACGGGATCGACCACGAACTTGAGCATCTGGCCGGGCGGGAGATCGCCGGGGAGGGGCTCTGGGTCTTCAGGTTCGGGTGA
- a CDS encoding ATP-binding cassette domain-containing protein — MLDIRGLSLSLGEFSLDGVDLTVDDGEYFIILGPTGAGKTILLETIAGIYAPASGTISLDGRDITRTDPKDRGIGMVYQDYMLFPHLTVEENIGFGLLQRKTEPDRIRELVSETADLLGIGHLLDRTPGTLSGGEQQRAAIARALVLRPRVLLLDEPLSALDAVTRDRLRRELKAVHRATGTTVVHITHHFEDIFALADRVAVMQDGRIAQTGTPDEVFRKPATEFVAAFTGMENVFYGVSRVRDGEATIDLGAITLRTVTAVEGDVCVGIRPEEMIVSREAFESSAVNAFSGSVTEIQQNGIFSRVVVNAGLPFVAVLTRQSVARLGLAEGEEAHVTFKASAVHVFPR; from the coding sequence ATGCTCGATATCAGGGGGCTCTCCCTCTCCCTCGGGGAGTTCTCCCTCGACGGCGTGGACCTGACCGTCGACGACGGAGAGTACTTCATCATCCTCGGGCCGACCGGTGCGGGAAAGACCATCCTCCTTGAGACGATCGCAGGGATCTATGCGCCCGCTTCGGGGACGATCAGCCTCGACGGCCGTGATATCACCCGCACCGACCCGAAGGACCGGGGGATCGGGATGGTCTACCAGGACTACATGCTCTTCCCCCACCTCACCGTGGAAGAGAATATCGGGTTTGGCCTCCTGCAGCGAAAGACTGAACCAGACCGGATCAGGGAGCTGGTCTCTGAGACTGCAGACCTGCTCGGGATCGGCCACCTCCTCGACCGCACCCCGGGGACGCTCTCGGGCGGCGAGCAGCAGCGGGCCGCAATCGCCAGAGCGCTTGTCCTCCGGCCCCGCGTCCTCCTCCTGGACGAACCGCTCTCGGCGCTCGACGCCGTCACCCGGGACCGGCTCAGGCGGGAACTCAAAGCCGTCCACCGGGCGACCGGGACGACGGTCGTCCACATCACCCACCACTTTGAGGATATCTTCGCCCTCGCCGACCGGGTGGCGGTGATGCAGGACGGGAGGATCGCCCAGACAGGGACGCCGGACGAGGTCTTCAGGAAGCCAGCCACCGAGTTCGTCGCCGCCTTCACCGGCATGGAGAACGTCTTCTACGGGGTCTCGAGGGTCAGGGACGGGGAGGCGACGATCGACCTTGGCGCCATCACCCTCCGGACCGTCACCGCGGTCGAGGGCGACGTCTGCGTCGGCATCAGGCCCGAGGAGATGATCGTCTCCCGTGAGGCGTTTGAGTCGAGCGCCGTAAACGCCTTCTCAGGATCGGTGACCGAGATCCAGCAGAACGGCATCTTCTCACGAGTCGTTGTCAACGCAGGCCTGCCCTTCGTCGCCGTCCTGACCCGGCAGAGCGTCGCCCGCCTGGGCCTCGCCGAAGGGGAAGAGGCCCATGTCACCTTCAAGGCCTCGGCGGTCCACGTCTTCCCCCGATAG
- the thiE gene encoding thiamine phosphate synthase, which produces MAYDLYVITDEGVGHGLSHARIAQRAVAGGADVIQLRDKRLSGRDLLTAASAIREITYDAGALFIVNDRLDVALAAGADGVHLGESDLPIEHARRIAPPGFVIGASVGSVAAAVRASAAGADYVALSPTFPTTSKDDAGPGHGLSMLSALRSAVSLPLVAIGGINPENVGDVIAAGADGVAVISAVVGQEDITGAARDLRARITAEKAKTR; this is translated from the coding sequence ATGGCGTATGACCTCTACGTGATCACCGATGAGGGAGTTGGGCACGGCCTCTCCCACGCCAGGATCGCGCAGCGTGCCGTCGCTGGCGGTGCTGACGTGATCCAGCTCCGCGACAAGAGGCTCTCCGGCCGCGACCTCCTCACCGCGGCCTCTGCCATCCGCGAGATCACCTATGACGCCGGCGCGCTCTTCATCGTGAACGACCGTCTCGACGTAGCCCTCGCGGCCGGTGCCGACGGGGTCCACCTCGGCGAGAGCGACCTCCCCATCGAGCACGCGCGAAGGATCGCTCCGCCCGGGTTCGTCATCGGGGCCTCGGTGGGGTCAGTCGCCGCGGCGGTCCGCGCCTCCGCGGCAGGAGCCGATTACGTGGCGCTCAGCCCCACGTTCCCGACCACGTCCAAGGACGATGCAGGCCCAGGCCACGGGTTATCCATGCTCTCCGCGCTCCGCTCCGCAGTCTCCCTCCCCCTCGTCGCGATCGGCGGCATCAACCCGGAAAACGTCGGCGACGTCATCGCCGCAGGGGCCGACGGGGTAGCGGTGATATCGGCGGTCGTCGGGCAGGAGGATATCACAGGTGCCGCACGGGACCTCCGGGCCCGGATCACCGCTGAGAAGGCCAAAACCCGTTAA
- the tsaA gene encoding tRNA (N6-threonylcarbamoyladenosine(37)-N6)-methyltransferase TrmO, which produces MTEIVFTPIGTVHSPFSDPRDMPIQPVGARGVRGTIELDPACAAGLQDLAGFSRIIVLYHFHRSNGYSLEVVPFLDKTPRGVFATRAPRRPNAIGISMLRLIAVDGATLTVEDVDILDGTPVLDIKPYVPAFDAYPDERAGWLTTTSGAARTMRSDDRFC; this is translated from the coding sequence ATGACCGAGATCGTATTCACCCCGATCGGCACCGTCCACTCCCCCTTCAGCGACCCCAGGGATATGCCCATCCAGCCCGTCGGCGCCCGGGGCGTCCGGGGCACGATCGAGCTCGACCCGGCCTGTGCCGCCGGCTTACAAGACCTCGCAGGGTTCTCCCGGATCATCGTCCTCTACCACTTCCACCGTTCCAACGGCTACTCGCTCGAAGTGGTCCCGTTCCTCGACAAAACACCACGCGGCGTCTTTGCGACCCGGGCGCCCCGACGCCCGAACGCCATCGGGATCTCCATGCTCAGGCTGATCGCCGTCGATGGAGCGACGCTCACCGTCGAGGACGTGGATATCCTGGACGGCACCCCGGTCCTCGATATCAAGCCCTACGTCCCGGCGTTCGACGCCTATCCCGACGAGCGCGCCGGATGGCTGACCACGACATCAGGGGCCGCCCGCACCATGCGGTCTGACGATCGGTTCTGTTAA
- a CDS encoding ABC transporter permease produces the protein MPPNRDALSRPSAFKALFLAVLFGLVAYMVVVIVGLVVYPPLPALIESLTSPEILFAIKLSLITSVISTTLCVVAAVPVAYSLARFSFPGRGLINSIFNIPLALPPLVAGVALLIFYGPSTFGRMLSATGLDVIYTPLGIIVAQFFVNLPYMVRVTRSAFETINPRYEHVARTLGCTEWGAFRQVALPLARSGIVAGLVITWSKSIGEFGAVLMLAGATQMKTETLPIALFLNMSTGDLDLAIAASVILIVISVASLAVFERYSDSRGIF, from the coding sequence GTGCCCCCGAACCGGGATGCCCTCTCCCGCCCCTCCGCATTTAAGGCGCTCTTTCTCGCAGTCTTGTTCGGTCTGGTCGCCTACATGGTCGTCGTCATCGTCGGCCTCGTGGTCTACCCGCCGCTCCCGGCCCTCATCGAGAGCCTCACCTCCCCCGAGATCCTCTTTGCCATCAAACTCTCGCTCATCACATCGGTGATCTCGACCACCCTCTGTGTAGTCGCCGCCGTCCCGGTCGCCTACTCCCTCGCCCGGTTCTCGTTTCCGGGCAGGGGGCTCATCAACAGCATCTTCAATATCCCGCTCGCCCTCCCGCCGCTCGTTGCGGGCGTGGCGCTGCTCATCTTCTACGGTCCCTCGACGTTCGGGCGGATGCTCTCGGCCACGGGGCTCGACGTCATCTACACCCCGCTCGGGATCATCGTCGCCCAGTTCTTCGTCAACCTCCCCTACATGGTCAGGGTCACCCGGTCCGCCTTCGAGACGATCAACCCCCGCTACGAGCACGTCGCCCGGACGCTCGGATGCACCGAGTGGGGGGCGTTTCGCCAGGTCGCCCTCCCGCTGGCCAGGAGCGGCATCGTCGCCGGTCTCGTCATCACCTGGTCTAAGTCCATCGGCGAGTTCGGTGCGGTCCTCATGCTCGCGGGAGCCACCCAGATGAAGACCGAGACCCTGCCTATCGCGCTCTTCCTGAACATGTCAACCGGAGACCTCGACCTTGCCATCGCCGCATCGGTCATCCTGATCGTCATATCGGTGGCGTCGCTTGCGGTCTTTGAGCGCTACAGCGACAGCCGGGGGATCTTCTGA
- the tsaA gene encoding tRNA (N6-threonylcarbamoyladenosine(37)-N6)-methyltransferase TrmO: protein MKESEAYSCRAVGIARTPFSDPTATPIQSIFSTARGTVEVSPEFRDGLAALSEFSHIILIYRFHRAAGEELSERPLIDGAEPHGIFATRHFNRPNRLGMSVVRVLGIDEGRIAVEGVDLLDGTPVLDIRPYIPEFDSVPDARSGWVTPRHVEQIRRQSASF, encoded by the coding sequence ATGAAGGAGAGCGAAGCTTACTCCTGCAGGGCTGTCGGGATTGCCCGCACCCCTTTTTCGGACCCGACCGCCACCCCGATCCAGAGCATCTTCTCCACCGCCCGCGGGACGGTGGAGGTCTCCCCTGAGTTCCGGGATGGGCTCGCGGCGCTCTCGGAGTTCTCCCACATCATCCTCATCTACCGGTTCCACCGGGCCGCCGGAGAAGAACTCAGCGAGCGGCCGCTCATCGACGGCGCCGAGCCGCACGGCATCTTTGCGACCCGGCACTTCAACCGCCCGAACCGGCTCGGGATGTCGGTCGTCAGGGTTCTTGGGATCGACGAAGGACGGATCGCCGTCGAGGGCGTCGACCTCCTGGACGGGACGCCGGTCCTCGACATCAGGCCCTACATCCCTGAGTTTGACAGCGTCCCTGACGCGAGATCGGGGTGGGTGACGCCCCGGCACGTCGAACAGATCAGGCGGCAGAGCGCATCATTCTAG
- a CDS encoding ATP-binding protein codes for MELAIGKAGDRDITVDAQEVVTGRTCIIAQSGAGKSWGIAVLCEQLLQARIGFCLIDTEGEYFSLKDRFSLIWIGSGESCDAEIGKTDIREVMHDAIRSRTAVIFDVSEAEDMRDEVAKLAEILYDLESRLKQPFLLIVEEADKFIPQIGVSIKKIEEISRRGRKRGLGLMVATQRPSLVAKNVLSQCNSQIIGKLSIENDLKAVSLFFSSRKEVEELAELEPGEFFVMGGLSREKVKMKFRDRVTKHRGVTPRLVPAPPVPVPESPAAPPEEEVGEDPPAAGDAVIPVLLREEALDIAKGKRKRRFRILEPEERIVSGERVYRPLLAVEVRYLGGFIRKTTKTASFVLDACTGCIVELDRGMKVRPGFSELLGLDEAAVKIVAGLANGGSTVAEIEADTHLPPGVVKKAVKQLAQAKLITEVKTMGSAVVYVPLLTEEVPGLHALRRGEDLPMEPLREVPLEAKVTESSLRTILKGLEPTAEIVGLETIYYPVYEIWFASEHGERSIVLDGISGKELPLPVS; via the coding sequence ATGGAGCTCGCGATTGGGAAGGCCGGGGACCGTGACATCACGGTCGATGCCCAGGAGGTGGTCACAGGACGGACCTGCATCATCGCGCAGTCGGGTGCCGGGAAGAGCTGGGGCATCGCGGTCCTCTGCGAGCAGCTCCTCCAGGCGCGGATCGGGTTCTGCCTCATCGATACGGAGGGCGAATACTTCTCGCTCAAGGACCGGTTCTCCCTCATCTGGATCGGCTCAGGCGAGAGCTGTGACGCGGAGATCGGGAAGACTGATATCAGGGAGGTGATGCACGACGCGATCCGCTCCCGGACGGCGGTGATCTTCGATGTCTCGGAGGCAGAGGATATGCGCGACGAGGTGGCGAAGCTTGCCGAGATCCTCTACGACCTGGAGAGTAGACTGAAGCAGCCCTTCCTGCTGATCGTGGAGGAGGCTGACAAGTTCATCCCCCAGATTGGCGTCTCCATAAAAAAGATTGAGGAGATCTCCCGCCGGGGGCGGAAACGCGGGCTCGGGTTGATGGTCGCGACGCAGCGCCCGTCGCTCGTGGCAAAGAATGTCCTCTCGCAGTGCAACAGCCAGATCATCGGGAAGCTCTCGATCGAGAACGACTTAAAGGCAGTCAGCCTCTTCTTCTCGTCCCGGAAGGAGGTCGAGGAACTCGCAGAGCTTGAGCCGGGGGAGTTCTTCGTGATGGGCGGGCTCTCCCGGGAGAAGGTGAAGATGAAGTTCCGCGACCGGGTGACGAAGCACCGGGGGGTGACGCCCCGTCTTGTGCCTGCACCGCCGGTCCCGGTACCGGAGTCCCCTGCTGCCCCTCCGGAGGAGGAAGTGGGGGAGGACCCGCCTGCCGCCGGGGATGCGGTTATCCCGGTGCTGCTCCGTGAGGAGGCGCTCGATATCGCGAAGGGTAAACGGAAGCGCCGGTTCCGGATACTCGAACCTGAAGAGCGGATCGTCTCCGGAGAGCGGGTCTACAGGCCGCTTCTTGCGGTGGAGGTCCGCTACCTCGGCGGGTTTATCCGGAAGACGACGAAGACCGCGTCGTTCGTCCTCGACGCCTGCACCGGCTGTATCGTCGAGCTGGACCGCGGGATGAAGGTCAGGCCCGGGTTCTCTGAACTCCTGGGGCTCGATGAGGCGGCGGTGAAGATCGTCGCAGGGCTTGCGAACGGCGGCTCGACGGTGGCCGAGATCGAGGCCGACACCCACCTCCCGCCCGGCGTGGTGAAGAAGGCGGTGAAGCAGCTCGCACAAGCAAAGCTCATCACCGAGGTGAAGACGATGGGCAGCGCCGTGGTGTATGTACCCCTGCTCACCGAGGAGGTCCCGGGATTGCACGCCCTCCGGCGGGGGGAGGATCTCCCGATGGAGCCGCTCCGGGAGGTGCCTCTCGAAGCGAAGGTCACGGAGTCCTCTCTCCGGACCATCCTGAAAGGGCTTGAGCCGACGGCCGAGATCGTCGGGCTTGAGACGATCTACTACCCGGTCTATGAGATCTGGTTTGCATCGGAGCACGGGGAGCGCTCGATCGTCCTCGACGGCATCTCCGGAAAGGAACTCCCTCTCCCGGTATCCTGA
- the thiM gene encoding hydroxyethylthiazole kinase, whose product MPDSTNNSSSARFVDGSILAGLLAAVRSHRPLVHHITNSVTINDCANITISAGAAPVMAEAPEEVAEMVSAAGALVLNIGTLSQGQVDAMLIAGRRANVLGIPVILDPVGAGATRFRTETAWRLLDSLDVAVLKGNAGEIGVLAGTGGSVRGVDSGGIAGDPVETVRECARATGTVVAMTGPVDVVAEDRRVFLVGNGNPMMDRLSGTGCMAASVTGAFAAIADDYAVSSAAALAAFGLAGERAAAGARGPYSFRTALFDELSVLTPGDLAEHARLEGPHGV is encoded by the coding sequence ATGCCGGACAGCACGAACAACAGTTCATCGGCACGCTTCGTGGACGGCTCGATCCTCGCCGGCCTCCTTGCCGCCGTGCGGTCGCACCGCCCCCTGGTGCACCATATCACGAACAGCGTCACGATCAACGACTGTGCGAACATCACGATCTCTGCCGGGGCAGCCCCGGTGATGGCCGAGGCCCCCGAAGAGGTCGCCGAGATGGTCTCCGCCGCGGGTGCCCTCGTCCTCAACATCGGGACGCTCTCGCAAGGGCAGGTCGATGCGATGCTCATCGCCGGCCGCAGGGCGAACGTTCTCGGTATCCCGGTCATCCTCGACCCCGTGGGTGCGGGGGCGACCCGGTTCCGGACCGAGACCGCCTGGCGGCTCCTCGACTCCCTTGACGTCGCCGTCCTGAAAGGGAACGCAGGCGAGATCGGGGTTCTCGCCGGAACCGGCGGGAGCGTCAGGGGTGTGGACTCAGGCGGCATTGCGGGTGATCCCGTCGAGACGGTGCGGGAATGCGCCCGGGCGACCGGGACCGTGGTGGCGATGACCGGGCCGGTCGATGTCGTCGCCGAGGATAGAAGGGTCTTCCTGGTCGGGAACGGCAACCCGATGATGGACCGCCTCTCCGGGACCGGATGCATGGCCGCATCGGTCACCGGGGCGTTCGCCGCGATCGCAGACGACTACGCGGTCTCATCGGCGGCGGCGCTCGCGGCCTTCGGCCTGGCCGGGGAGCGGGCCGCGGCGGGGGCGCGCGGGCCATACTCGTTCCGGACGGCACTCTTTGACGAACTCTCCGTGCTCACCCCCGGCGACCTTGCGGAGCATGCACGGCTCGAGGGACCCCATGGCGTATGA
- a CDS encoding rubredoxin, which produces MDSYRCTLCGYIYNPAIGDSARGVEPNTAFEDLPANWRCPRCGAAKSRFVKV; this is translated from the coding sequence ATGGATTCGTACCGATGCACACTCTGCGGCTACATCTACAACCCCGCGATCGGGGATTCTGCCCGCGGCGTTGAGCCGAATACAGCCTTCGAAGACCTCCCTGCAAACTGGAGATGCCCCCGGTGCGGCGCGGCGAAGAGCCGGTTCGTGAAGGTCTGA
- a CDS encoding 4Fe-4S dicluster domain-containing protein, with amino-acid sequence MSSDEKKIPKQFPWIIPFSCEGCGDCVEVCPTGSIELVDLGKKIDKAWITNPETCIGCGKCADACVVGAVQMTSYVEKALKRYREKTSPE; translated from the coding sequence ATGAGCAGCGACGAAAAAAAGATTCCTAAACAGTTCCCCTGGATCATTCCCTTCTCGTGCGAGGGGTGCGGCGACTGCGTCGAGGTCTGTCCAACCGGCTCGATCGAGCTCGTGGATCTCGGAAAGAAGATCGACAAGGCCTGGATCACGAACCCGGAGACCTGCATCGGCTGCGGGAAGTGCGCCGATGCCTGCGTCGTGGGCGCCGTGCAGATGACGTCCTACGTCGAGAAGGCGCTCAAGCGCTACCGCGAGAAGACGAGCCCGGAGTAA